Genomic window (Helianthus annuus cultivar XRQ/B chromosome 3, HanXRQr2.0-SUNRISE, whole genome shotgun sequence):
tatgtattacacgggttaaataaaccTAATAATATGTACCAAATaagaaaaaaaagttatatcataAAAAAACTAAagataatatattaatacaaagtttagTTTTCGTAATAATAAGAAAAAATTATATCATAAAAAACAAACGATTTCGTTATAGGGAAGCATTATGTTCCAAAATGGCTAATGAAAAAACTTACTTATATGAAAAATATATCTATCTATAAAGACACCAAGTACCTATGCTTAATATGTTTAAGTTTTTTTAAAAGATATGGAAACTTATGAATGCACTATACGTTAAACACAAAAAGTAACATTCGCCATTGAAAAAATTAATAAAGAGAGTGAATCAACATAATAGTATGGATAGATTAGGATCTATTTTGTGTAATTTAGAAGTAAAGTTATTATAACATTCGTCATTGAATTAATTAATAAAGAGTAAGTAAATCAACATAATATACAATATACGGTAGAAAAAATTAAACAAAAGGAAGGATATTaaaattagaaataaaaaaaaattgagaaTTAATTTTGTTGACCACATTGACACAATTCATTTCCAATGAAGATTTCTCCAAATAAAGTGTCGATCCAATCGCTTGTCAGTTGAATCCTTTatcctaatatttaataaataattcAAAACCCAATTCCAATGTTAGATAAAGTTTGAATGGaagatttaaaaattttaatgGATTAAATTATCTTTAAATCATTAGGCAACAAACAACCATGAATTATTCAAATATTGAACAAAAGATATTATCACACTtaaataatatttataaaaaactTTTTTAATCAGATCAGGAGTCATTTGTTTAGGTAGCCTTGTTGATTGACACGTGTTCTCAAAGAGGTTTCTTTTATTAAACTAcaaggtatggtgatggaccatccttggaggatgatccgccacgtaggcgccacgtcacaTTCCTCCCTAAGATggtccatcctccaaaactagagggCATGGTAGGATGGTCAtagtcatagtcctccaccactttttatgtttttttttattttttttagtattctattttttttaacatttaacaaatatactaacaaaatattttcattaatattaaacccacattacataaacataaaaaaaacacaaacttAAAAAAAAGCCAATACCTTGAACCAAAACCCCTCACCCGATTGGTTATTAcctataaaaaacaaacaaaatatataaagtgtgttaacataataataaacaaaagtaaaaaacctactgttaaaaaaaaatttaaacctaCTAATAAAGTAAAAAACCTACCGTGTAGCAaaaaaaataagagtaaatttcaaagttcgtcctttatgtatgtctaatatatcaaagtatgtcctttatctttaataagctcagaaaacatccttaatgtttgaaaaaccaatcaggttatgtcctttaccctaaaccttGTTTGTTTTCCCAGTTAAGTCAGGTCACATGTGAAGCACATGAGGGCATTAATGTCATTCTACctaccaatatatatatatacacccacACATACATacagaacacacacactctcatctttctctctgctctctctctctctactaccaccaccaccaccaccccaccaccaccaccaccaccaccaccaccaccgcaaaACACAACCTGCAACAATACACCTCCGACTAACACCACTTCAGCCCATCACTTCATCTCAAAAACCCAATTCCATACATACTAACCCAAAACCTGGTAAAGCCCAATACACAATTTGTGCACCGGATAATACAGTTGGGCTTCTCCGTCGTCACTACATAAAGCCCGGCCCAATAATTTCACTACAGGAAAAAGTACCTCCCGGCGGCGGGTCAAACGACTCTCCGTCATctaaaaccctaaccctaaccctaaccaaAACCTTCAACCAATGGCCGGAGGTCGATTCCGCGAGCTCTTAAACAAATACGGCAAGGTCGCTCTCGGCGTCCACCTCTCCGTCTCCGCCGCAAGCATCACCGGCCTCTACATCGCCATTAAAAACAACCTCGACGTTGAATCGGCGTTAGAAAAGGTCCGATTTAAGCAGCTGGAATCGATCCTCGAAAAAGTCGGTATGGCTGGACCTAAAGAAGAAGAATTAGACGCTGATATTTCAAATCCGGAATCGAAGGAGAGGAATCAGACGGCGGAGCTGGTGGCGTCGAGCGGCGGAGCGTTGGCGCTGGTGGTTCTGTGTAATAAGGCTCTGTTTCCGGTCAAAACCCGTAATGGAAAAAGCCCATCACTTCATCTCAAAAACCCAATTCCATACATACTAACCCAAAACCTccgagagtgtgtgtgttctgtATG
Coding sequences:
- the LOC118490543 gene encoding uncharacterized protein LOC118490543, yielding MAGGRFRELLNKYGKVALGVHLSVSAASITGLYIAIKNNLDVESALEKVRFKQLESILEKVGMAGPKEEELDADISNPESKERNQTAELVASSGGALALVVLCNKALFPVKTRRMTLMPSCASHVT